A genomic window from Tolypothrix sp. PCC 7910 includes:
- a CDS encoding Tic22 family protein, translated as MKSLVRWGATLGLVGSTLLGTVFTGNMPVLALSEQQIKEKLDSVPVYLVTNEKGLPLSRPLPENQNGQKAGGSVTGVYLSRQEAQKFINDLRNTKEKDPKIQEMLKSLQVTAVPLGVIYQQLQQSKNQPNRLLFAFKPVDQEIQGAMDLLRQSGQKVDQFKSVPIFAVRFAPDQGYVPIKLSADNQQLIPLFLSKQDAQGLLSQVKPKYPKADIQVIDVDGVIKTLQDKNDPWLNQVVLVPSAESREYIKTLPRDNNANAPKAPAAPARNNTQAPKPR; from the coding sequence ATGAAATCATTGGTTCGCTGGGGCGCAACATTGGGTCTAGTTGGTAGTACTCTCCTGGGAACAGTCTTTACAGGTAATATGCCAGTGCTGGCATTGTCAGAACAGCAAATAAAAGAGAAGTTAGATTCTGTACCTGTATATTTAGTCACTAATGAAAAAGGTTTACCCCTGAGCCGTCCCTTACCAGAAAACCAAAACGGCCAAAAAGCTGGTGGTTCAGTGACAGGAGTTTATTTGAGCCGACAAGAAGCCCAAAAATTTATCAACGATTTGCGAAATACAAAAGAAAAAGACCCGAAAATTCAAGAGATGCTCAAAAGTCTCCAGGTGACAGCAGTACCTCTGGGGGTAATTTATCAGCAATTACAACAAAGCAAAAATCAACCCAATCGTCTTTTATTTGCCTTTAAACCTGTAGATCAAGAAATTCAAGGGGCAATGGACTTGCTACGTCAAAGTGGGCAAAAGGTAGATCAGTTTAAGAGTGTGCCTATTTTCGCGGTGAGATTTGCACCAGATCAAGGATATGTACCCATTAAACTGAGCGCTGACAATCAGCAATTAATTCCTTTGTTTTTGAGTAAACAAGACGCACAGGGTTTGTTAAGCCAAGTGAAGCCGAAATATCCCAAAGCTGATATTCAGGTAATCGATGTAGATGGAGTTATTAAAACATTGCAGGATAAGAACGATCCTTGGCTCAATCAAGTTGTTTTAGTACCATCCGCAGAATCCAGAGAATATATCAAGACCCTGCCTAGGGATAATAATGCTAATGCACCAAAGGCCCCTGCGGCTCCCGCTCGGAATAATACACAGGCTCCCAAGCCTCGATAA
- the prmC gene encoding peptide chain release factor N(5)-glutamine methyltransferase — MTDTQPKVISGLQLWQWRQKAIQAAIATDVPVAEVDWLLQEIAGLDRLALRLESYKNWPQIQLKLSLKDLDQLWYRRLDDRLPVQYIAGVTPWRQFKIAVSSAVLIPRPETECLIDLAVTAGATTGAIPSLKQGHWVDLGTGSGAIALGLANVFPESTIHAVDYSPEALAIAAANAQNLGFADRIRFYQGSWWEPLTPMKGQFSGMVSNPPYIPTSTLPTLQPEVIRHEPHLALDGGTDGLDCIRQLIEISPSYLRPGGVWLIEMMAGQADSVGEILQNHGSYRNIQIHSDLEGIERFALAYIKDEG; from the coding sequence ATGACGGATACACAGCCAAAAGTAATTTCTGGTTTACAACTTTGGCAGTGGCGACAGAAGGCAATTCAAGCTGCGATCGCCACAGATGTTCCAGTAGCAGAAGTTGATTGGCTGCTACAAGAAATCGCTGGTTTAGATCGCTTGGCACTACGTTTGGAATCTTACAAAAATTGGCCTCAAATTCAACTGAAGTTGTCTTTAAAGGATTTAGACCAGTTGTGGTATAGGCGGTTAGATGATCGCTTACCAGTACAGTACATTGCAGGAGTTACACCTTGGCGACAATTTAAAATTGCCGTATCGAGTGCAGTTTTGATTCCCAGGCCAGAAACGGAATGCTTAATTGATTTAGCTGTAACAGCAGGTGCAACTACTGGGGCTATCCCATCGTTAAAACAAGGACATTGGGTGGACTTAGGTACTGGTAGTGGAGCGATCGCTCTCGGACTAGCAAATGTCTTTCCAGAGTCAACTATTCACGCCGTTGATTACAGTCCTGAAGCTTTGGCGATCGCAGCGGCAAATGCTCAAAATTTAGGATTTGCCGACCGAATTAGGTTTTATCAAGGTTCCTGGTGGGAGCCACTGACACCGATGAAAGGTCAGTTTAGTGGTATGGTATCGAACCCGCCTTATATTCCTACCAGTACCTTACCTACCCTACAACCAGAAGTAATTCGCCATGAACCACATTTAGCTTTAGATGGTGGTACTGATGGCTTAGATTGCATCCGCCAGTTAATTGAAATTTCTCCTAGTTATTTACGGCCTGGTGGCGTGTGGCTCATTGAGATGATGGCAGGACAGGCTGATAGCGTGGGAGAAATTTTGCAAAATCACGGTAGCTATAGAAATATTCAAATTCACTCTGATTTGGAGGGAATTGAACGTTTTGCCTTAGCTTACATCAAGGATGAAGGATGA
- a CDS encoding L-threonylcarbamoyladenylate synthase, translated as MTQVSLAELVAGARAGNLVSFPTDTVPALATLPEKAALIFAAKQRSQDKPLILMAARGADLWPYVQGSDREYQIWQELTAKYWPGGLTLVLPASALVPKEMNPTDPTTIGIRVPASAIAQQILAQTGPMATTSANLSGQPPLQTMAEIDAQFPEALTLIATEFQTEVSAIGVPSTVAKWTGTSWQILRQGSIEL; from the coding sequence ATGACACAAGTTTCCTTGGCAGAACTGGTAGCTGGCGCACGTGCTGGCAACTTAGTTAGCTTTCCTACAGATACAGTCCCTGCACTGGCAACGTTACCAGAAAAAGCAGCTTTAATATTTGCGGCTAAACAGCGCAGTCAAGATAAACCGTTGATTTTGATGGCGGCTAGGGGAGCAGATTTGTGGCCTTATGTCCAAGGAAGCGATCGCGAATATCAAATTTGGCAAGAATTAACAGCTAAATATTGGCCTGGGGGTCTCACTTTGGTTTTACCTGCATCAGCTTTAGTACCAAAGGAGATGAACCCTACAGACCCTACAACAATCGGGATTAGAGTACCAGCAAGTGCGATCGCCCAACAAATTTTGGCGCAAACAGGCCCTATGGCTACTACCAGCGCTAATCTGTCTGGACAGCCACCTTTACAGACGATGGCAGAAATTGACGCTCAGTTTCCCGAAGCTTTGACTTTAATCGCCACAGAATTTCAAACGGAAGTCTCAGCAATAGGTGTACCTTCTACAGTTGCTAAATGGACGGGGACAAGTTGGCAAATTTTGCGACAAGGTTCGATTGAGTTATAG
- a CDS encoding sensor histidine kinase KdpD, whose protein sequence is MDWINWVYLGSGLALGISLRWLFPKSANAKNSNELVETKQHFSQLQQTQLAYEMAKEMSQFKAGFLARTTHELRSPLNGLIGLHQLILSDLCENPEEEREFVAQAHERALKLLKLIDEVLNVARVEHGTNKLDIQPLSLKEVLQEVDKLTYMLAANRNFKLQVSPPDPGIYVLADPRWLRQVLISLVDTSISQMEEGGISISSSLSPSKNSVYIWLDVPIHTLPGSESIDFIKSIDFVNSPDKAIVDKTENSTLTPGMRLLLNQTLLEEMGGKLQIVPFPTNQAEISELTRLQVSIPLVIPEAEFPQSVEAQD, encoded by the coding sequence ATGGATTGGATTAATTGGGTATATTTAGGATCAGGGCTGGCACTGGGTATAAGTTTGCGGTGGTTATTTCCCAAATCTGCCAATGCTAAAAATAGCAATGAGCTAGTAGAAACAAAACAGCATTTTTCACAGCTACAGCAAACACAGCTGGCATACGAAATGGCAAAGGAGATGAGCCAGTTCAAGGCGGGCTTTTTAGCGCGGACTACCCATGAATTGCGATCGCCTCTCAATGGTTTAATTGGTTTACATCAGTTAATTTTGTCGGATTTGTGCGAAAATCCTGAGGAAGAGCGAGAATTTGTGGCTCAAGCACATGAAAGAGCATTAAAGCTGCTCAAATTGATTGACGAAGTTCTCAATGTTGCCAGAGTTGAGCATGGAACGAATAAATTAGATATTCAACCCCTATCACTCAAAGAAGTTTTACAGGAAGTTGATAAATTAACTTATATGTTGGCGGCAAATCGTAACTTTAAGTTGCAAGTGTCGCCGCCAGATCCCGGGATTTATGTTTTGGCAGATCCTCGGTGGCTGCGCCAAGTTTTAATTAGCTTAGTAGATACCAGCATTTCTCAAATGGAAGAGGGTGGTATCTCCATTTCTAGTAGTCTTTCACCTAGTAAGAATTCTGTATATATTTGGCTGGATGTCCCAATTCATACTCTACCAGGGAGCGAGTCTATAGATTTTATTAAATCGATAGATTTCGTAAACTCGCCAGACAAAGCTATTGTGGACAAAACAGAAAACTCTACATTAACCCCAGGAATGAGGCTATTACTCAATCAAACCTTGTTGGAAGAAATGGGAGGAAAGTTGCAAATTGTGCCATTCCCAACCAATCAAGCAGAAATTTCCGAATTAACCAGGCTGCAAGTATCTATCCCCCTCGTAATTCCTGAAGCTGAATTTCCTCAGTCGGTAGAGGCTCAAGATTAG
- a CDS encoding GNAT family N-acetyltransferase: MNYPQIQFSDRKSEIDLEQLQQLFNICAFWARERSIEDLSIAISNSEPVISVCDGNQLVGFARATSDGIYRATIWDVVIHPDYRGTGLGSKLVETVLSHPRMTVERVYLMTTHQQGFYEKIGFQRNTTTTMVLYNQANLEPLPTEEIQLQELRGG, translated from the coding sequence ATGAACTATCCTCAAATTCAATTTAGCGATCGCAAGTCTGAAATTGATCTAGAACAACTGCAACAGCTGTTTAATATCTGCGCCTTTTGGGCCAGAGAACGTAGTATTGAAGATTTGAGTATAGCGATTAGTAACAGTGAACCAGTAATTTCTGTATGTGATGGAAACCAACTCGTTGGCTTTGCTCGCGCCACTTCCGATGGCATTTATCGCGCCACAATTTGGGATGTTGTCATTCATCCAGACTATCGTGGTACAGGATTAGGCAGCAAATTAGTAGAAACAGTCTTGAGTCATCCTCGCATGACGGTTGAGCGTGTTTATCTTATGACTACTCACCAGCAAGGTTTCTACGAAAAGATTGGTTTTCAGCGCAATACAACTACCACTATGGTGTTATATAACCAAGCTAATCTTGAGCCTCTACCGACTGAGGAAATTCAGCTTCAGGAATTACGAGGGGGATAG
- the secF gene encoding protein translocase subunit SecF: protein MKLTVNKSRSLWWTISAAIILSGIISMVISWQNPNIHAPLRPGLDFVGGTRLQFERDCTKPSNCDKPIDIGVVRDVAKEQGLGDSSIQIVGDNGILIRTKNLDADQRTKLRNTLSEKVGEFDPQKNQIDSVGPTLGQELFRSGVLALVVSFVGITIYMAFRFQWDYAIFAIVALFHDILITVGSFSILGLLLGIEADSLFIVALLTITGFSVNDTVVIYDRIRETIKVHPDRPIAEIVDDAVNQTLSRSINTTLTVLLTLLAIFLFGGETLRNFSLALIIGFTMGAYSSIFIASTLLAWWRERTGQSVAVATANATDTSASS, encoded by the coding sequence ATGAAACTGACTGTTAATAAATCGCGATCGCTATGGTGGACTATTTCCGCTGCCATCATTCTCAGCGGTATCATCTCAATGGTGATTTCTTGGCAAAATCCTAATATTCATGCACCCCTACGCCCAGGATTGGATTTCGTTGGTGGTACGCGCTTACAATTTGAACGCGACTGTACAAAACCAAGTAACTGCGACAAACCAATTGATATTGGTGTCGTGCGGGATGTTGCCAAGGAACAAGGGTTAGGCGATAGCAGTATCCAAATAGTTGGGGATAACGGTATCTTAATTCGGACAAAAAACCTTGATGCCGATCAGCGTACCAAATTACGTAATACCTTAAGCGAAAAAGTTGGTGAATTTGATCCGCAAAAAAACCAAATTGACTCTGTTGGGCCGACTTTGGGACAAGAGTTATTTCGCTCTGGGGTTCTGGCTTTGGTTGTGTCTTTCGTGGGAATCACAATTTACATGGCCTTCCGCTTCCAATGGGACTATGCCATTTTTGCGATCGTCGCCCTATTCCACGATATTTTAATTACCGTTGGGTCTTTTTCAATTTTGGGTTTGCTATTAGGCATTGAAGCAGATAGCTTATTCATCGTCGCTTTGCTGACAATTACAGGTTTTTCTGTGAATGACACAGTCGTAATTTACGATCGCATTCGCGAAACTATCAAAGTTCATCCAGATAGACCAATTGCTGAGATTGTCGATGATGCAGTTAATCAAACTTTAAGCAGGTCAATCAATACCACCTTAACTGTATTGCTGACATTACTTGCTATCTTTCTGTTTGGCGGAGAAACTTTAAGAAATTTCTCCCTAGCTTTAATTATTGGCTTCACAATGGGAGCTTATTCGAGTATTTTCATTGCCAGCACTCTATTAGCTTGGTGGCGAGAACGTACAGGTCAATCTGTAGCAGTAGCAACTGCTAATGCAACTGATACCTCCGCCAGTTCTTAA
- the secD gene encoding protein translocase subunit SecD, with protein sequence MQRQRSLLALIVVLIIAAFAVIFTIPIPLGLDLRGGSQLTIQVKTTPEIKQITEKELEGVKKVVEGRINGLGVSEPVIQTVGADKILVQLPGVNDPEQAERVLGGTAQLEFRKQKSGTEAQLFAFQASRAELKAKQQELRTSNDAAAIAKNQEDLQKNNQAITELFESTDPPLGGQYLENAYGEPTQGNNWNVALRFKPKGGELFAELTKSLAGTGRGIGIFLDNELISSPSVGPEFAATGITGGSAVITGRFTAQQANDLGVQLRGGALPVPVEIAERRTVGATLGKDSIQSSIYAGIGGLALVLIFMVVYYRLPGLIADVALVIYSLLTWASFALLGVTLTLPGIAGFILSIGMAVDANVLIFERTREELRAGKSLYRSVESGFYRAFSSILDSNVTTWIACAALFWLGSGLVKGFALTLALGVAVSMFTAITCSRTLLFLAISIQSLRKTELYCPNVPVANKAEVAQ encoded by the coding sequence ATGCAAAGACAGCGATCGCTATTAGCTTTAATTGTGGTGTTGATTATCGCCGCTTTTGCGGTAATTTTCACAATCCCTATTCCTCTCGGGTTAGATTTGCGGGGTGGTTCACAGCTCACAATTCAGGTGAAAACTACCCCAGAAATTAAGCAAATCACCGAAAAAGAATTGGAAGGGGTCAAGAAAGTTGTTGAAGGACGGATTAACGGACTTGGCGTTTCTGAACCTGTAATTCAAACTGTAGGTGCAGACAAGATTCTAGTACAACTGCCAGGGGTTAACGATCCAGAACAAGCAGAACGAGTACTTGGAGGTACAGCACAGTTAGAATTTCGCAAACAAAAATCTGGTACAGAAGCTCAACTGTTTGCTTTTCAAGCATCTAGGGCAGAATTAAAAGCCAAGCAACAGGAATTGCGAACCAGCAATGATGCTGCTGCGATCGCTAAAAATCAAGAAGATTTGCAGAAAAATAATCAAGCGATCACAGAATTGTTTGAAAGTACAGATCCACCTCTGGGTGGTCAATATCTGGAAAATGCCTATGGCGAACCCACCCAAGGTAACAACTGGAATGTTGCTCTCCGCTTCAAACCAAAAGGTGGTGAACTGTTTGCTGAATTAACCAAAAGCCTTGCGGGGACAGGGCGTGGTATTGGTATTTTTCTCGATAATGAATTGATTAGTTCCCCTAGTGTCGGGCCAGAATTCGCCGCTACAGGCATTACTGGTGGTTCTGCGGTAATTACAGGTAGGTTTACGGCTCAACAAGCTAATGACTTAGGCGTGCAGCTACGTGGTGGCGCATTACCCGTACCAGTAGAAATTGCCGAAAGACGGACAGTAGGGGCAACCTTAGGTAAAGATAGTATTCAAAGCAGCATCTATGCTGGGATTGGTGGTTTGGCTTTAGTACTCATATTTATGGTTGTGTACTATCGACTACCAGGGCTAATTGCGGATGTGGCATTAGTAATTTACTCTTTGTTAACTTGGGCAAGCTTTGCTTTACTGGGTGTAACCTTGACCTTGCCCGGAATTGCTGGTTTTATCCTCAGTATTGGGATGGCGGTTGATGCCAACGTACTGATTTTTGAGCGTACCAGAGAAGAGCTACGTGCAGGTAAATCATTGTATCGTTCTGTAGAATCTGGTTTTTACCGAGCATTTTCGAGTATTTTAGATAGCAATGTCACAACATGGATTGCTTGTGCTGCTCTATTTTGGCTAGGTTCTGGGTTAGTCAAAGGCTTTGCCTTGACTCTAGCTTTAGGGGTAGCAGTGAGTATGTTTACTGCAATTACTTGTAGTCGCACATTGTTGTTTTTGGCAATTTCCATTCAATCCTTACGGAAGACAGAATTATACTGTCCTAACGTACCAGTTGCGAATAAGGCAGAGGTCGCACAATGA
- a CDS encoding alpha-ketoacid dehydrogenase subunit beta has product MAETLFFNALREAIDEEMARDSNVFVLGEDVGHYGGSYKVTKDLYKKYGELRVLDTPIAENSFTGLAVGAAMTGLRPIIEGMNMGFLLLAFNQISNNAGMLRYTSGGNFKIPMVIRGPGGVGRQLGAEHSQRLETYFQAVPGLKIVACSTPYNAKGLLKSAIRDDNPVLFFEHVLLYNLKEDLPSEEYLLPLDKAEVVRRGKDVTILTYSRMRHHVLQAVKTLEKKGYDPEVIDLISLKPLDFDTIGASIRKTHRVIVVEEAMRTAGIGAEVIASINDRLFDELDAPVLRLSSQDIPTPYNGNLERLTIVQPEQIVEAVEKMVAMRV; this is encoded by the coding sequence ATGGCAGAAACTCTTTTCTTCAACGCCCTCCGTGAAGCCATTGACGAAGAAATGGCGCGTGATTCTAATGTATTTGTTCTTGGGGAAGATGTCGGACACTATGGCGGTTCCTACAAAGTTACCAAAGACCTTTACAAAAAGTATGGTGAACTAAGAGTTCTTGACACCCCTATCGCCGAAAATAGCTTTACTGGCTTGGCTGTGGGAGCTGCGATGACTGGGTTAAGACCCATCATCGAAGGTATGAATATGGGTTTTTTGCTGCTAGCCTTTAACCAAATCTCTAATAACGCTGGGATGTTACGCTATACGTCCGGCGGGAATTTTAAAATTCCAATGGTAATTCGTGGCCCTGGTGGTGTTGGTAGACAGCTAGGTGCAGAACATTCCCAACGTTTAGAAACTTACTTTCAAGCTGTTCCTGGATTAAAAATTGTTGCTTGCTCTACACCTTATAACGCTAAAGGACTTCTGAAATCAGCAATTCGCGATGATAACCCAGTACTGTTCTTTGAACATGTTCTGCTTTACAACTTAAAAGAAGACCTGCCATCAGAAGAATATTTACTTCCTTTAGATAAAGCCGAAGTTGTGCGTCGTGGTAAAGATGTTACAATTCTTACTTATTCACGGATGCGTCATCATGTATTACAAGCCGTGAAAACTTTAGAAAAAAAAGGTTACGACCCAGAAGTCATTGATTTAATATCACTGAAGCCCTTAGATTTTGATACCATCGGTGCATCTATTCGCAAAACCCATCGCGTGATTGTCGTAGAAGAAGCGATGCGAACAGCAGGTATTGGCGCAGAAGTCATCGCTTCTATTAATGACCGCTTATTTGATGAATTGGATGCGCCTGTACTACGCCTTTCATCCCAAGATATTCCCACACCTTACAACGGTAATCTAGAGCGCCTAACAATTGTTCAGCCAGAACAAATTGTAGAAGCCGTAGAAAAAATGGTGGCTATGCGAGTTTAG
- a CDS encoding DNA-binding transcriptional regulator, which yields MDMQVLRERAGLSRAEVAFRLAISETSVRNWEAGRTEPTMTPKKYLDALRLFKCTPEELAAASEKSINQRHKRKPGRPKRFPDPVVAQVTDSLASL from the coding sequence ATGGATATGCAAGTCCTGAGAGAACGTGCTGGGCTTAGCCGTGCTGAGGTTGCCTTCAGGCTTGCAATCAGTGAAACCAGTGTTCGCAACTGGGAAGCTGGGCGTACTGAACCCACAATGACACCAAAGAAATATTTAGATGCTTTGCGTTTGTTTAAATGCACACCTGAAGAATTGGCAGCAGCTAGCGAAAAGTCAATAAACCAGAGGCATAAACGCAAACCAGGAAGACCAAAACGCTTTCCAGACCCAGTGGTAGCTCAAGTCACTGATTCGCTTGCCAGTTTGTAG
- the hemB gene encoding porphobilinogen synthase, with translation MFPTHRPRRLRTHPQLRRMVRETVLSTSDLIYPLFAVPGEGIANEVKSMPGVYQLSVDKIVEEAKEVYDLGIPAIILFGIPADKDVDATGAWHDCGIVQKAATAVKEAVPDLIVVADTCLCEYTSHGHCGYLEVGDLTGRVLNDPTLELLKKTAVSQAKAGADIIAPSGMMDGFVQAIRAGLDEAGFQDTPILSYAAKYASAYYGPFRDAADSTPQFGDRRTYQMDPGNSREAIKEIELDIAEGADMLMVKPALAYMDIIWRVKEASNLPVAAYNVSGEYSMIKAAALNGWIDEQRVVMETLTGFKRAGADLILTYHAKDAARWLK, from the coding sequence ATGTTTCCAACTCACCGCCCCCGCCGTCTGCGTACACATCCCCAACTGCGCCGGATGGTACGAGAAACTGTTTTATCAACAAGTGATTTGATTTACCCACTTTTTGCGGTACCAGGTGAGGGAATTGCTAACGAAGTTAAATCCATGCCTGGCGTTTACCAGCTGTCGGTAGACAAAATTGTTGAAGAGGCAAAGGAAGTTTATGACTTAGGAATTCCCGCCATCATTCTATTTGGTATTCCCGCCGATAAAGATGTAGATGCTACTGGCGCTTGGCATGATTGCGGTATTGTACAAAAAGCAGCTACTGCGGTGAAGGAAGCAGTACCAGATTTAATTGTGGTGGCTGATACTTGTCTATGTGAATATACAAGTCATGGTCATTGCGGTTACTTAGAAGTGGGTGATTTAACGGGAAGAGTGTTAAATGACCCAACTTTAGAATTACTGAAAAAAACAGCAGTATCCCAAGCCAAAGCTGGTGCTGATATTATTGCGCCTTCAGGAATGATGGATGGCTTTGTGCAAGCAATCCGTGCGGGTTTAGATGAAGCGGGATTCCAAGATACACCGATTTTATCTTACGCGGCTAAGTATGCTTCAGCTTATTACGGCCCATTCCGAGATGCGGCGGATTCTACACCGCAATTTGGTGATAGAAGAACTTACCAAATGGACCCTGGTAACTCCCGCGAAGCGATTAAAGAAATTGAACTCGATATCGCGGAAGGCGCTGATATGCTGATGGTGAAGCCAGCCTTAGCATATATGGATATTATTTGGCGCGTTAAGGAAGCTAGCAACCTTCCTGTTGCAGCTTATAACGTTTCCGGTGAGTATTCTATGATTAAAGCTGCTGCTCTCAATGGTTGGATTGATGAACAGCGTGTAGTGATGGAAACTTTAACTGGCTTTAAACGTGCTGGTGCTGATTTAATTTTGACTTACCATGCCAAAGATGCGGCACGCTGGTTAAAGTAA
- the prfC gene encoding peptide chain release factor 3, with translation MSTELNSDLHQAVELRRNFAIISHPDAGKTTLTEKLLLYGGAIHEAGAVKARRAQRKATSDWMAMEQQRGISITSTVLQFEYRGCYINLLDTPGHQDFSEDTYRTLAAADNAVMLIDAAKGLEPQTRKLFEVCKLRGIPIFTFVNKLDRPGREPLELLDEIEQELGLQTYAVNWPIGMGDRFKGVFDRQNQQIHLFERSAHGSREAKDTIVELGDAKIEELLEQDLYYQLKNDLELLEGVGPELDLDLVHQGKMTPVFFGSAMTNFGVELFLKHFLDYALKPGTHNSSVGEVPPTYPEFSGFVFKLQANMDPKHRDRVAFIRVCTGKFEKDMTVTHARTGKIVRLSRPQKLFAQERESIDFAYPGDVIGLNNPGVFAIGDTIYTGQKLEYEGIPYFSPELFATLRNPNPSKFKQFQKGISELREEGAVQIMYSTDEAKRDPILAAVGQLQFEVVQFRLQNEYGVETILDLLPYSVARWVEGGWEALNEVGRIFNTTTVKDNMGRPVLLFRNEWNCQQLQGDHPKLKLSAIAPVYSTQQSVEG, from the coding sequence ATGTCCACTGAACTCAACTCAGATCTGCATCAGGCTGTTGAACTTCGCCGCAACTTTGCGATTATTTCACACCCCGACGCAGGTAAAACCACCCTGACCGAAAAACTTCTGTTATACGGAGGTGCGATTCACGAAGCTGGCGCAGTCAAAGCCCGCAGAGCGCAACGTAAAGCTACCTCAGACTGGATGGCGATGGAACAGCAACGGGGTATTTCTATTACATCTACAGTATTGCAGTTTGAATATCGTGGCTGTTATATCAACTTATTAGATACCCCTGGGCACCAAGATTTCAGCGAAGATACGTATCGTACTCTAGCTGCTGCCGATAATGCAGTGATGCTGATTGATGCTGCCAAAGGCTTGGAACCCCAAACTCGTAAATTATTTGAAGTTTGTAAGTTGCGCGGTATCCCCATTTTTACTTTTGTGAATAAACTTGACCGTCCCGGACGCGAACCCCTGGAATTATTGGACGAAATCGAGCAAGAATTGGGATTGCAAACCTATGCAGTCAATTGGCCCATTGGCATGGGCGATCGCTTTAAAGGTGTATTTGACCGTCAAAACCAACAAATTCACTTATTTGAACGTAGCGCCCACGGTAGCAGAGAAGCGAAAGACACAATAGTTGAATTGGGCGATGCCAAAATTGAGGAACTGCTAGAGCAGGATCTCTATTACCAACTGAAAAACGATTTAGAACTCTTAGAAGGAGTCGGGCCGGAACTAGATTTAGATTTGGTGCATCAAGGAAAAATGACACCAGTATTCTTCGGTAGTGCCATGACCAACTTCGGGGTGGAGCTGTTCTTGAAGCACTTCTTGGATTATGCCTTGAAACCAGGAACTCACAATAGTAGCGTTGGTGAAGTTCCCCCTACATACCCAGAGTTTTCTGGCTTTGTCTTTAAACTCCAGGCTAACATGGACCCGAAACACCGCGATCGCGTGGCATTTATCCGCGTCTGCACGGGTAAGTTTGAAAAAGATATGACGGTGACTCACGCCCGCACAGGCAAAATCGTCCGTCTGTCTCGCCCACAAAAACTTTTCGCCCAAGAAAGAGAATCTATTGATTTTGCTTATCCAGGCGATGTCATCGGTTTAAATAATCCTGGGGTTTTTGCGATCGGCGACACTATTTACACTGGGCAAAAGCTCGAATATGAAGGAATTCCTTATTTTTCACCAGAATTGTTTGCGACTTTAAGGAACCCCAACCCTTCCAAGTTTAAGCAATTTCAAAAAGGGATTTCGGAATTACGGGAAGAAGGTGCAGTGCAAATTATGTACTCCACTGACGAAGCCAAACGCGATCCAATTTTAGCGGCGGTTGGTCAGTTGCAGTTCGAGGTAGTGCAGTTCCGCTTACAAAACGAGTATGGTGTAGAAACCATATTAGACTTGCTACCCTATAGCGTCGCCCGTTGGGTTGAAGGCGGTTGGGAAGCATTGAATGAGGTGGGAAGAATATTCAATACCACCACAGTCAAAGACAACATGGGACGGCCAGTATTGCTGTTCCGTAATGAATGGAATTGCCAACAGTTACAGGGAGATCATCCCAAGTTAAAATTAAGCGCGATCGCTCCGGTGTATTCTACTCAGCAATCAGTGGAGGGATAA